CTTGGTGGTGTAATCGGTCGTATCAAAGTGCTCGATATTGGAAATGCCGCTTTGACCTGCCAGCAGGGCCTGCCAGCTGGCATCGACCGAGTTTCCAACAGGAGAGAGCATACCGAGGCCAGTCACCACGACTCTGCGTTTGGACACAGGAGCGCCTCCGAATGGGATTTGAAACAAGAAAAAAACCGAAGTGGCGGGCGCCACTCCGGTACAGGTTTGTTATTCCTGGTTGGCGTTGATGTAGTCGATCGCAGCCTGAACGGTGGTGATCTTTTCCGCTTCTTCGTCAGGAATCTCGGTATCGAACTCTTCTTCCAGAGCCATTACCAGTTCAACGGTGTCCAGGGAATCCGCGCCCAGATCATCAACGAAGGAAGCTTCAGACTTTACTTCTTCTTCCTTAACGCCCAGTTGTTCTACGATGATTTTCTTTACGCGTTCTTCGATGTTGCTCATGACCAGTATTTTCCTTTAGAAATACGCAAGTGCGTGTCGTTGCGGTAGTGTATTAAAATAACGGTGGTTTGCAAGCCTGTTTGGGGCTGGTCTAACCAGAATTCATACGAAAAACGCCGCATTTTCCGCCAAACAGGTGCCAACTGCCGTGATTTTCATCACACCATGTACATGCCGCCGTTAACGTGCAGCGTTTCGCCGGTAATATAACCGGCTTCATCCGACGCCAAAAAGGCAACGGCGGATGCAATCTCTTTGGGGTCGCCCAGGCGCTGAGCCGGAACCTGTGACAAGATACCGGCTCGTTGCTCGTCATTCAATGCGCGCGTCATGTCGGTTTCAATAAAACCGGGGGCCACCACGTTCACGGTAATGCCACGGGAAGCCACTTCGCGGCCCAGGGACTTGCTGAAGCCAATCAGGCCCGCCTTGGCGGCGGCGTAGTTGGCCTGGCCGGCATTGCCCATGGTGCCCACTACTGAGCCGATAGTCACAATGCGGCCAAAACGCTTTTTCATCATGGTGCGCAGCACCGCCTTGGACAGGCGGAATACCGAGGTGAGGTTGGTGTCGATAATGTCCTGCCACTCCTCGTCCTTCATGCGCATCATCAGGTTGTCCCGGGTGATGCCGGCGTTATTGACCAGCACGTCGATGTCACCAAAGCGCTCCTTGATGGTGGCCAGAGTGGCTTCGAGGGACGCAGAATCGGTCACGTTCAGCACCAGGCCGGCACCCTTGTCGCCCAGATAGGCGCTGATCGCCTCGGCACCCTTTTCGCTGGTGGCGGTGCCGATCACGGTGGCGCCACGCTCAGCAAACAGTTCGGCGGTGGCCCGGCCGATGCCACGGCTGGCACCGGTCACCAGGACTACTTTACCGGAAAAACTCATATTCACTCCTTAGACTGCAAACAGGGCGGGCATTAACGATGGGTCAGGTTAGTGACGCCCGCCACTCTTTACCAGGGGTTTTACATGAAGCCGTGCTTCACGTCATAAAGCGATTAACCGTTAACTGCGGTCAGGGCCTTTTCCAGGCTGGCGTCGTCGTTGACCGCCAGGCCTTCCACCCGCTTGTCGATGCGCTTGGCCAGGCCGGTAAGCACCTTGCCCGGCCCCACTTCCAGCGCCAGGGTCACGCCCTGCTCGGCCATGGTTTCCACGGTTTCGGTCCAGCGCACCGGGCTGTACAGCTGACGCACCAGGGCATCTTTAATGGCGGCGGGATCGGTCTCGGGCTTGACATCCACGTTGTTGATCACGGGCACGGCCGGGGCGTTAAAGCTCATGGCGCCAAGCGTCTCGGCCAGCTTGTCGGCGGCGGGCTTCATCAGCGCGCAGTGCGAGGGCACGCTCACCGGCAGCGGCAGCGCACGCTTGGCACCGCTTTCCTTCATCAGGGCATTGGCCCGCTCTACCGCGGCCTTGTTGCCGGCGATCACCACCTGACCCGGGGAGTTGAAGTTGACCGCTGACACCACGTCGCCTTCGGCGGCCTTTTCGCAGTTGGCAATAATAGTGTCATTGTCGAGGCCGATAATGGCGGACATGGCAC
The Oceanimonas doudoroffii DNA segment above includes these coding regions:
- the acpP gene encoding acyl carrier protein; this encodes MSNIEERVKKIIVEQLGVKEEEVKSEASFVDDLGADSLDTVELVMALEEEFDTEIPDEEAEKITTVQAAIDYINANQE
- the fabG gene encoding 3-oxoacyl-ACP reductase FabG; this encodes MSFSGKVVLVTGASRGIGRATAELFAERGATVIGTATSEKGAEAISAYLGDKGAGLVLNVTDSASLEATLATIKERFGDIDVLVNNAGITRDNLMMRMKDEEWQDIIDTNLTSVFRLSKAVLRTMMKKRFGRIVTIGSVVGTMGNAGQANYAAAKAGLIGFSKSLGREVASRGITVNVVAPGFIETDMTRALNDEQRAGILSQVPAQRLGDPKEIASAVAFLASDEAGYITGETLHVNGGMYMV
- the fabD gene encoding ACP S-malonyltransferase, translated to MSFAITFPGQGSQTVGMLADVLANHDIVKATFAEASDALGYDLAALVLNGPAEELNKTWRTQPALLTSSVALYRLWQQQGGAEPAMMAGHSLGEYSALVCAGVLSLADGVKLVELRGKLMQDAVPEGTGAMSAIIGLDNDTIIANCEKAAEGDVVSAVNFNSPGQVVIAGNKAAVERANALMKESGAKRALPLPVSVPSHCALMKPAADKLAETLGAMSFNAPAVPVINNVDVKPETDPAAIKDALVRQLYSPVRWTETVETMAEQGVTLALEVGPGKVLTGLAKRIDKRVEGLAVNDDASLEKALTAVNG